The Streptomyces sp. NBC_00597 DNA segment CGCGAGGAGGCCGACAGCGTGCTGGCGGCCCGTGCCCGGCGCGAGGCGGCGAAGGCCGCATGATCGTCGCGTTCTCGGTGACCCCGCTGGGGGTCGGCGAGTACGTGGCCGACGCGGTGCGCGTCGTACGGGAGTCGGGGCTGCCGAACCGCACCGACGCCATGTTCACCTCGATCGAGGGCGAACGAGTGTACCTCTGAGTACATGGTGAAGCCCCGCCCGGCTGTCATGCTCGCCGTCGCCGGACGGGGCCGTTTGGGGGCGTCTCTCCTCAGTGGGAGGACGGCAGCCGAAGGGCTTCGGCCATCTGTTCCACCACGTCAGCCCGGATCATCCCCAAGTGCACGTAAGGGGTGCCGTTGTGGGTCACGGCGGGCCGCACGGTGTTCCACGTCGTCTCTGGCACATCGAGGGCAGCCAGGGCGGCCGCGAGGGCTTCCCGGGCGTCCGTGGCCCGTGTGTGCGCGTCCCGCCAGGTCTGCATGTCCATCACGCGGTCACCGCCTGGCCGGGGCACTCGTCGCTGTCGGTGTGCCGGTAGATCACGGCGGGCGGCCCGGACGTGCGGTCCTCGTGTCCCCGGCGGACGGGTTCAAGGGGCTTGATCACCTCCTTGCAGGCGGAACAGCGCGTACCCTTTGGCGCGTAGGTCACGTACTCCCACACCCGTGTATCCGTGGCTTCGTCCGTCACCGTGTCACTCACCCTGGACCCCTTCGCCGCACCCGCTGTGTCCTTGATCGTGCCGCCGGTCGCCGGGACGGAGGAACCTCGTACGTTCGCCACTTCGGGACGTCCCATGGCATGTAGAACGTCCCTATGGGCAACGAGCGGTCAAAAGGGCCGTGATGGCATCGGGCGGTTGGACCCATGCAGGGCTGGCGACTGCCACGGGAGTGGACCCGAAGAGCGTTGAGCGGTGGGTGAACCTCGGGCGTACCCCCCGACGAGCGACGGCACTCAGGGCCGCCGAGACGCTGGGCGAAGACGTTCATGCCCTCTGGCCGGCTCTCAGGCAGGCACGCGCCGCGCGGGCCGTCAGCCCGGAACTCGTTGCGTTGTACGACCAGCGCGCAGACCTCCCCGTATCCGTGCTCGTGGATCTCCTCGCAGCAGCGCGAGAGCGCATCGACGTCTTGGTCTACGCGGCAGTGTTCCTCCATGAGGCGTACCCCCGGTTGAACGATCTCCTACGGGAACGGGCCGCCGATGGCTGCGCCGTCCGTATCGCAGTCGGTGACGCGGACAGTGAGAACGTCCAGCAGCGAGGGAAGGAAGAGAAGTTCGGGCACGGCATCGAGTCCCGTTGCCGCCTCGCCCTCATGCACTACCGGCCGTTGGTCGACGTTCCGGGGATCGAACTGCGGACGCACGGGACGACTCTCTACAACAGCTTGTACCGGGCGGATGATCAGGCGTTGGTCAACGCCCACGTCTGGGGCGTGAACGCGTACGGAGCGCCCGTGTGGCACCTTCGACGCAACGGCAACGGGGGCATGTTCGACGCCTACGCGGACAGCTTCAACGCCGTGTGGGAGACAGCGCGCCCCGCGGAGGCATGACCCGATGACCCGGACCGAGTACTACGACGATCCTCACGCACCCGCGCCGAACAGCATGGTCGTGGCAGCCTCAGCGGTCGTCACCGACGACAAGGGCCGCATCCTCCTGCAACGCCGCCGGGACAACGACCTATGGGCACTCCCCGGAGGTGGCATGGACCTGGGCGACTCGTTGCCCGGCACGGCCGTCCGGGAGGTGAAGGAGGAGACCGGTCTCGACGTGGAGATCACGGGACTCGTCGGCACCTACACCGACCCGCGCCACATCATCGAGTACAGCGACGGGGAGGTGCGGCGACAATTCAACGTCTGCTTCACGGCGCGCGTCGTCGGCGGCACGCTGGCCATCTCCGACGAGAGCACGGAACTACGGTTCGTTGCGCCGGCGGAACTCGACTGCCTGGCCCTGCACCACACGCAGCGGTTGCGGCTGGAGCACTTCCTGGAGCACCGCTCCACGCCCTACCTGGGGTAGCGGCCTCAGCCTCAACGGCCCTCGTCCAGCGCCCGGTACAGCGTCGCGCGGGACACCCCGAGGGCCTTGGCGATGGCTGTGACGCTCTCGCCCTCGGCCTTCCGAACCTTGGCCGCAGCGAGCTTGTCCGCGTCCATCACAGCCGGTCGACCCCCCACGCGCCCCTGAGCCCTGGCAGCGTCCAGCCCCGCCCGGGTCCTGTCCTTGATCAGGCTGCGCTCAAACTCCGCCATGGCGCCCACCACCTGGAGCATGAGCCGCCCGTCCGGGGTGTTCGGGTCGATGCTCGCCAGCGCACCCGTCAGCACCTTGAAGCCGATCCCACGGGCAGCGAGTGAGTCCACCAGGGTCACGAGGTCGATCAGCGAGCGAGCGAACCGGTCCAGCTTCCACACGCACAGGGTGTCCCCGGGGCGGGCGTAGTCCAGAGCGGCCGTCAGCTCCTGCCGGTCCGTGTTCTTGCCGCTCGCCTTGTCCGTGAAGATCCGGGCGCAGCCTGCCTCAGCCAGCGCGTCGTGCTGCAACTGCGCTTCCTGGTCATCGGTGGAGACTCGCGCGTATCCGATCAGGTGTCCCGTGTTCGTCGGCATGCAGAGATCGTCGCACAACCCGTCTCAAAACCTCAAGGGTTTTCGAGAGGTTCTGAGACGGGTTTTGGAACACGACTCGGTCGCTCTCGGGTCACCGTCGCGGGTGTCTCATAAACCATCGTTTCTGCGACGTCTCGCACTCGTCACGCTGCGCCACGACTCCCTCATGTCCGCGACTGTCAGACCCGTACAGACCGGGGAGGGCGGACACCTGACGGTGACTCGGGCTGTCCATGGGGGTTCATCCCCTGCCCCGCCACCCCGCTCGCGTCGACACCTGGGCGCATGGGGTCGGAAGTGCCGAACTAATTGTCTTTTTCAATTTCTCTCTAACGCGTCTAGTAGAAAAATGAAAACAGGGTTAGGTGGCGCACTTTGGCGCACTCTGGCGACAGAGGGTAGCGAAGCGAGTGTTTCTGTGACGCTATGCAGTCGGCATCGCAGTGAGGTTCCTTTCGGGCTCCCGCCCAGCTGTCGACGGGGGGCGACGCATCGAGCGACGAGTGGCGGAATGGCGTGGCTTCCGTGGCGCCGGAACGCGGAACGGCCCGCCGCCAGGCTTCCCCAGCGGCGGGCCGTGAGCGGTGGTGCTCAGGCCGGCTTACGCAGCCTCGCTCTGGGCGATCGCGGCAAGCTCGGCATCTGCGGCATCTTCCGGGTTCGGCCCCCACTCGACCGACAGGCGGTCGGCTACCCCACGTGGGTGCAGGGTCACGCGAAGATTCAACAGCTCCAGCAGGTGCTTGCGTCCCCTCTCGCCTTCAGCGGCCCACGCCTGCTCCATGGTGCGTCCCGTCAGCACTGAAACCTCACGGGTCTCCGGTTCGTGCTCGGCTTGCAGTCGGGCGTATGCGGCCTCAAGGTCCGCTGCCTTGCGCTCAAGCGTCGGCAGCATCAGCGCACCAGCGGTTGTCATGCGC contains these protein-coding regions:
- a CDS encoding NUDIX domain-containing protein, which produces MTRTEYYDDPHAPAPNSMVVAASAVVTDDKGRILLQRRRDNDLWALPGGGMDLGDSLPGTAVREVKEETGLDVEITGLVGTYTDPRHIIEYSDGEVRRQFNVCFTARVVGGTLAISDESTELRFVAPAELDCLALHHTQRLRLEHFLEHRSTPYLG
- a CDS encoding recombinase family protein; its protein translation is MPTNTGHLIGYARVSTDDQEAQLQHDALAEAGCARIFTDKASGKNTDRQELTAALDYARPGDTLCVWKLDRFARSLIDLVTLVDSLAARGIGFKVLTGALASIDPNTPDGRLMLQVVGAMAEFERSLIKDRTRAGLDAARAQGRVGGRPAVMDADKLAAAKVRKAEGESVTAIAKALGVSRATLYRALDEGR
- a CDS encoding XRE family transcriptional regulator, which produces MASGGWTHAGLATATGVDPKSVERWVNLGRTPRRATALRAAETLGEDVHALWPALRQARAARAVSPELVALYDQRADLPVSVLVDLLAAARERIDVLVYAAVFLHEAYPRLNDLLRERAADGCAVRIAVGDADSENVQQRGKEEKFGHGIESRCRLALMHYRPLVDVPGIELRTHGTTLYNSLYRADDQALVNAHVWGVNAYGAPVWHLRRNGNGGMFDAYADSFNAVWETARPAEA